The Nitrosomonas communis genome has a segment encoding these proteins:
- a CDS encoding N-acetylneuraminate synthase family protein, translating into MKTPRVVAEIGCNHKGDIEIAREMIKVAASFAQCNFVKFQKRSNKELLTPEEYHAPHPNPQNSYGETYGAHREFLEFNVEQHQQLKECCKEHDIGYSTSVWDLTSAEEIADLNPEFIKIPSACNLNLTMLEFLARNYSGDIHISAGMTTPPELEQIVNLMEAHDAAHRVVLYACTSGYPVPFEQVCLLELRTIEERFGSRVKEIGFSGHHLGIAIDSAAVALGASWIERHFTLDRTWKGTDHAASLEPDGLRKLVRDVRAVSNALTFKDTPILEIELPQRNKLKRLQGVHFN; encoded by the coding sequence ATGAAAACACCCAGAGTTGTTGCTGAAATAGGCTGTAATCATAAAGGTGACATTGAGATTGCACGTGAGATGATAAAAGTCGCCGCGAGCTTTGCTCAATGCAATTTCGTCAAGTTCCAGAAACGATCGAATAAGGAGCTGCTTACGCCCGAGGAGTACCATGCACCTCACCCCAATCCACAGAATAGCTATGGGGAAACTTATGGAGCACACCGTGAATTTCTGGAATTTAATGTTGAGCAACATCAACAGTTAAAAGAGTGTTGCAAAGAGCATGATATCGGTTATTCAACTTCAGTCTGGGATCTTACTTCTGCAGAGGAAATTGCAGATCTCAATCCAGAATTCATTAAGATACCTTCAGCGTGCAATCTCAATTTAACTATGCTGGAATTCCTTGCTCGTAACTATAGCGGTGATATTCATATTTCCGCAGGAATGACAACCCCTCCTGAGCTAGAACAGATTGTGAATTTGATGGAAGCACATGATGCCGCTCATCGGGTTGTGTTATATGCTTGTACCTCAGGTTATCCCGTTCCTTTTGAGCAGGTTTGCTTGCTGGAGTTACGAACTATAGAGGAACGGTTTGGTTCTCGCGTTAAGGAAATTGGGTTTTCTGGGCATCATCTCGGAATAGCCATTGATTCTGCAGCCGTGGCATTGGGCGCATCCTGGATTGAACGGCATTTTACTCTGGATCGGACTTGGAAGGGGACTGATCATGCCGCCTCATTGGAGCCAGATGGGTTACGCAAGCTGGTACGCGATGTGCGTGCTGTATCTAACGCTTTGACATTTAAAGATACCCCTATACTGGAAATTGAGTTACCGCAGCGTAATAAGCTCAAACGTTTGCAAGGAGTTCATTTCAACTGA
- a CDS encoding surface carbohydrate biosynthesis protein, with translation MKTRASPLIIPVESQVRELDAKILLSCIAAERGFPVIMGSRAYAHFQVASVPRGIYLAKSMRGLSSSMFKILRQLGHEIVAWEEEALVHPPSETYFSLRLSPKTIKNVSHVFAWGQENVDLLRQYPVLPENMPIHITGNPRGDMLRSEIRPYFAPDVEKLRSLYGDFILINTNFSDVNPYIPSVGLFLPTKAPSQPARLGQSGIGMSKEFAEGLRAHKLSVLEDFKQLIPMLEQAFPELTIIVRPHPSESYQIYHQIAAKCSRVVITNQGNVIPWLLAAKAMVHNGCTTGLEAYMLDVPAISYLATLNKYYDYDFQGLPTKLSYQCFNFEELAEILSQILKGEIGAADGQERQDLIDYFLAAQKGPLACERIVDVLEASGYSKGQPPAKPLGVYLQGWLFTKLKAGLTNLYMRRPGPNRLAYHNHRFPGISVEEIEQKIARFGDLLKRFDKIKVAPYAKHVFRISA, from the coding sequence ATGAAAACTCGAGCTTCACCGCTAATTATTCCTGTTGAAAGCCAAGTTCGTGAGTTAGATGCGAAAATTCTTTTATCCTGTATTGCAGCTGAGCGTGGTTTTCCAGTCATCATGGGTTCCAGAGCGTATGCTCATTTCCAGGTAGCCTCCGTTCCTCGGGGAATTTATTTAGCGAAAAGTATGCGTGGCCTGAGTAGTTCAATGTTTAAGATATTGCGCCAACTAGGTCATGAGATTGTGGCATGGGAAGAAGAGGCGCTGGTTCATCCACCTTCAGAGACGTATTTTTCCCTTCGCTTGTCTCCTAAGACCATTAAAAATGTGTCGCATGTATTTGCCTGGGGTCAGGAAAATGTTGATCTGCTTCGACAATATCCTGTACTGCCTGAGAATATGCCCATCCATATTACCGGAAATCCGCGTGGTGATATGCTGCGGTCAGAAATCCGTCCTTACTTTGCCCCAGACGTTGAAAAGCTGCGTAGTCTTTATGGAGATTTCATTCTTATTAACACCAATTTTAGTGATGTAAACCCCTATATTCCCAGCGTGGGCTTATTTCTGCCAACAAAAGCTCCTTCGCAGCCAGCACGTTTGGGGCAGTCTGGTATTGGCATGAGCAAGGAGTTTGCTGAAGGTCTGCGAGCGCATAAACTTTCAGTTCTGGAGGATTTCAAACAACTTATTCCAATGCTCGAGCAGGCATTTCCTGAGTTAACTATCATTGTTCGACCTCATCCCAGTGAAAGTTATCAAATTTATCATCAAATTGCTGCGAAATGCTCGCGAGTAGTCATAACCAATCAAGGCAATGTCATTCCTTGGTTACTCGCTGCAAAAGCGATGGTACACAATGGCTGCACGACCGGGCTGGAGGCTTATATGCTCGATGTTCCTGCGATCTCTTACCTGGCAACGCTTAACAAATATTACGACTATGACTTTCAAGGCCTGCCTACTAAACTGAGTTATCAATGCTTTAATTTTGAGGAATTGGCAGAGATTTTGTCTCAGATTCTTAAGGGTGAAATAGGGGCAGCTGATGGTCAGGAACGCCAGGATCTCATCGATTATTTCCTGGCGGCACAAAAAGGGCCATTAGCTTGTGAGCGGATAGTAGATGTTTTGGAAGCCAGTGGTTACAGTAAAGGACAACCACCGGCCAAACCACTCGGAGTCTATCTTCAAGGGTGGCTATTTACCAAGCTAAAAGCTGGTTTAACGAATCTCTATATGCGTCGCCCAGGTCCCAATCGGCTGGCCTATCATAATCACCGTTTTCCTGGAATTTCAGTAGAAGAAATTGAACAGAAAATTGCGCGTTTTGGTGATTTATTAAAGCGCTTTGACAAGATTAAAGTTGCGCCATATGCTAAGCATGTATTCAGGATCAGCGCATAA
- a CDS encoding phospholipase D-like domain-containing protein, giving the protein MQMKSAYEVYFGGPDRSPGYLRDLLAQQIAAVPAGGSIDWVAYYFRDLELARALIQAQNRGVKVTVCLAGKPRVSDANDEVIAMLSAPEGLGDKLRTVTLTGIPSPPRRAWRPQLHEKLYCFSHPKPVAFIGSFNPSGNRLEKRSDIIREIGDQDQGHNMLIGCYDPLLIEQLVKHARQLHQKSSGLFYRFSANANNAIKGTDTTIYFLPSMRPHPVIQFLNDIGKNARIRIAASHIRTKRAVDVIVGLTKRGAIVEIIAEQTLRRVTPSVEQRLLSAGIRFKRNCDNLPMHLKFILVEAGDQKWSIFGSFNWTKPSFWLNHEIIAISSNSHIFNAFSDRWSILANEKAISPVTPERFSLIPV; this is encoded by the coding sequence ATGCAAATGAAATCAGCTTACGAGGTTTATTTTGGTGGGCCTGACCGGTCGCCAGGTTATCTGCGCGATCTGCTGGCACAGCAGATCGCTGCTGTGCCAGCAGGGGGTTCTATCGATTGGGTTGCTTATTATTTTCGTGATTTAGAACTTGCCAGAGCGCTCATCCAGGCTCAAAATCGAGGCGTCAAAGTGACTGTTTGTCTGGCAGGCAAGCCACGTGTTTCCGATGCTAATGATGAGGTGATTGCCATGCTTTCAGCGCCAGAAGGTCTAGGTGATAAGCTTCGTACTGTCACGCTTACCGGGATACCTTCCCCGCCAAGAAGAGCATGGAGACCTCAGTTACATGAAAAGCTGTACTGCTTTTCGCACCCGAAACCCGTCGCCTTCATCGGCTCTTTTAATCCATCAGGAAACCGACTAGAAAAAAGATCGGATATTATCCGAGAGATTGGTGATCAGGATCAGGGTCATAATATGTTGATTGGTTGCTATGATCCGCTGCTCATTGAGCAACTGGTAAAGCATGCCCGACAGTTACACCAAAAATCATCAGGACTATTTTATCGATTCTCTGCAAATGCAAATAACGCCATCAAAGGTACGGATACTACTATTTATTTTTTACCCAGCATGCGTCCCCATCCCGTCATACAATTCTTGAATGACATAGGCAAAAATGCGCGTATTCGTATTGCAGCATCTCATATCAGAACAAAGCGGGCTGTTGATGTGATCGTAGGCCTGACTAAGCGAGGAGCAATAGTGGAAATCATTGCAGAACAAACGCTTAGACGTGTTACTCCGAGCGTAGAGCAGCGATTGCTCTCAGCGGGAATTCGATTCAAGCGAAATTGTGATAATTTACCCATGCATCTTAAGTTCATACTAGTTGAAGCCGGTGATCAGAAGTGGTCCATTTTTGGTAGTTTTAATTGGACGAAGCCTTCATTCTGGTTAAATCATGAAATTATTGCTATTTCCAGCAATTCGCATATTTTTAATGCTTTTTCCGATCGATGGAGTATATTGGCAAATGAAAAAGCCATATCACCTGTGACGCCAGAGCGGTTTAGTTTAATTCCTGTTTAA
- a CDS encoding sugar-transfer associated ATP-grasp domain-containing protein, with amino-acid sequence MILLLTIVFITLNGPFIKNRTGTGIIRQIYEQIRLATRYAILSPWYYIFELQDEDKREHTGEYLNRFEIKAGIYKLRKYNGGLPIPVEHTTACIKNKACLKVRCNDKGIATTPIFWNFKKGQIRKIDWQDEKLPEMDLFIKPLAGQGGGGTSRWDYLGSGRQYRGGDGMVAAGEQLIKYLRTASEHKTYLVQSLFINHREITNLADDTLATIRVMSCRNESDHYEVTDAVFRMARSSKTVVDNYHASGITANVDIQTGELGRGIRGAWLTVADGWYDRHPETNVPILHRRLPCWPEFIRFVQDAHGCLFSDQVVIGWEVAILDTGPFA; translated from the coding sequence ATGATCCTCTTGCTGACAATAGTCTTCATCACACTTAATGGACCCTTTATCAAAAACCGAACAGGTACGGGAATAATCAGGCAAATTTACGAGCAAATAAGGCTTGCTACCCGATATGCAATCCTATCACCCTGGTACTACATTTTTGAACTGCAAGATGAGGATAAGAGAGAACACACAGGTGAATATCTTAATCGCTTCGAAATAAAAGCAGGTATCTATAAGTTACGTAAATATAATGGTGGTCTCCCCATTCCCGTTGAGCATACTACAGCGTGTATCAAGAATAAAGCATGCCTTAAGGTTCGCTGTAATGATAAGGGTATTGCAACCACACCTATCTTTTGGAATTTTAAGAAAGGACAAATCAGAAAAATAGATTGGCAGGATGAAAAACTGCCCGAAATGGATCTTTTCATCAAACCGTTAGCCGGACAGGGTGGAGGAGGTACTTCGCGCTGGGATTATCTAGGTTCGGGGCGGCAATACCGAGGCGGCGATGGGATGGTCGCGGCGGGAGAACAATTAATTAAGTACTTGCGAACAGCTTCAGAGCATAAGACTTATCTTGTGCAGTCACTGTTCATAAACCACAGGGAAATCACAAATCTTGCCGATGACACGTTGGCCACTATTCGTGTTATGAGCTGTCGTAATGAGTCAGATCACTACGAGGTGACCGATGCGGTCTTTCGTATGGCGCGAAGCAGCAAAACTGTCGTCGACAATTACCATGCCAGCGGCATTACTGCGAATGTCGATATTCAGACAGGTGAACTGGGCAGAGGCATTCGCGGAGCCTGGTTAACAGTTGCAGATGGATGGTACGACCGACATCCAGAAACCAATGTGCCCATCCTGCATCGCAGGCTTCCATGCTGGCCTGAATTTATCCGCTTTGTGCAGGATGCTCATGGCTGTCTTTTCTCTGATCAGGTGGTAATCGGCTGGGAGGTTGCTATACTCGACACCGGCCCTTTTGCTTAA
- a CDS encoding IS3 family transposase, which yields MSKKRIQYSSEFKAKLALAAIRGDETVPQLAARYNVHPTQINSWKRQLIEQAAELFCKNNTAANKEQPTTDDLHRVIGQLAVERDFLARKLNH from the coding sequence ATGAGTAAAAAGCGCATACAATATTCGAGCGAATTCAAAGCAAAACTAGCGCTGGCAGCGATACGTGGTGATGAAACTGTCCCCCAATTAGCAGCGCGTTATAATGTACATCCCACGCAGATCAATAGCTGGAAACGGCAACTCATTGAGCAAGCTGCCGAGCTGTTTTGTAAAAATAATACTGCCGCCAATAAGGAGCAGCCTACAACAGATGACCTGCACCGGGTTATTGGTCAATTGGCGGTAGAACGCGATTTTTTAGCAAGAAAGCTCAATCATTAA
- a CDS encoding IS3 family transposase, whose translation MIEPHGKLSQTRQCQLLDLARSTYYYQPQPISNADLVLLRMMDEQYLKTPQYGSRSYATWFQRQGIMLGRKKASSLMKTLGIVSIAPKPRTSISSKQHKVYPYLLRELVINKPNQVWAADITYVPMEKGFGYLVAIIDWHSRKVLSWRLSNTLDTDFCTQALEAAIQDYGCPQIMNTDQGVQFTSEAFTSILKDHHIQISMDGKGCYYDNIFVERLWRTVKYELLYTREFNNLKEIKQNLSTWFEWYNQERFHQSLDRLTPDEIYYSDPRIDRVA comes from the coding sequence ATGATTGAGCCCCATGGCAAACTTAGTCAAACTCGTCAATGTCAGCTGCTGGATCTGGCGCGCTCAACTTATTATTATCAACCGCAACCAATCAGTAATGCTGATCTGGTTCTGCTGCGCATGATGGATGAACAGTACTTAAAGACGCCACAATATGGCTCACGCAGTTATGCTACCTGGTTTCAACGCCAGGGAATCATGTTAGGGCGCAAGAAAGCCTCTTCCTTAATGAAGACACTCGGTATTGTCAGCATAGCTCCAAAACCCAGGACCAGCATCTCAAGCAAACAGCATAAGGTCTATCCTTATCTGCTTAGAGAACTTGTCATTAATAAACCCAATCAGGTTTGGGCTGCCGACATAACCTATGTCCCCATGGAGAAAGGCTTTGGCTATCTGGTTGCCATCATCGACTGGCATTCGCGTAAGGTGTTGAGCTGGCGCTTGTCCAATACCTTGGATACTGACTTTTGTACTCAGGCGCTGGAGGCAGCCATCCAGGATTATGGCTGTCCACAGATCATGAATACCGACCAGGGCGTACAGTTTACCAGCGAAGCATTTACCTCCATACTAAAAGATCATCATATTCAGATCAGCATGGATGGCAAGGGGTGCTACTATGACAACATTTTTGTTGAACGACTTTGGCGGACAGTTAAGTATGAGCTTTTATATACCAGAGAATTCAATAATCTGAAGGAGATAAAGCAGAATTTATCCACATGGTTTGAATGGTACAATCAAGAACGATTTCATCAAAGCCTTGACCGTCTTACGCCTGATGAAATCTACTATAGTGATCCAAGAATTGATCGGGTTGCCTGA
- a CDS encoding glycosyltransferase family 2 protein produces the protein MSRSMAYSDKSIDVVIPVYNAPDLTRRCVDSVVTYLGNSIRRILIQDDASAGETRQMLDNLPYDCVDVYHAKKNQGFGLSVNEAVNRSDAFYILILNSDTEISHDFLPLLCATLAADAKLAAIIPAGNSYAKYNLDQYLLREGGYIATYYLRGHAIMIRRDIFQEMGGFDPVFGRGYYEDIDLGRRLALRGWRLGVHPGAQIYHKVGGSFGRGRAFQKLIKRNRAIYLSRYPKARQSILLLSGDCSLEDFPPSVLDAIENVFHEGGYVHWLIPAISPTLLCLQMYSQPLCLSALISVMLRGWWRVDRRITEIWMMPGIPLLLRAALALWGRAFRVEIKELSFKEKTIQNCSVRLLSK, from the coding sequence ATGAGTAGATCAATGGCCTATTCCGACAAATCAATTGATGTCGTGATTCCTGTATACAATGCACCAGATTTGACACGGCGCTGCGTCGATTCTGTCGTGACCTATCTTGGCAATTCCATTAGACGTATATTAATTCAGGATGATGCTTCCGCTGGTGAGACACGGCAGATGCTAGATAATCTGCCGTACGATTGCGTGGATGTCTATCATGCAAAAAAGAATCAGGGCTTTGGTCTATCAGTAAATGAAGCAGTTAATCGATCTGATGCTTTCTATATATTGATTCTTAATTCAGATACTGAAATAAGCCATGATTTTCTGCCATTGTTATGTGCGACATTAGCGGCTGATGCAAAGTTAGCAGCCATTATTCCTGCCGGTAACAGTTATGCCAAATATAACTTGGATCAATATTTGCTGAGAGAGGGCGGCTATATTGCGACATATTACTTGCGAGGGCATGCCATTATGATTCGTCGCGATATTTTTCAGGAAATGGGTGGTTTCGATCCTGTATTTGGGCGAGGCTATTATGAAGATATTGATCTTGGCCGCCGGCTTGCTCTTCGCGGTTGGCGCCTTGGCGTACATCCCGGCGCTCAAATTTACCATAAAGTGGGCGGTTCTTTTGGTCGTGGACGAGCCTTCCAGAAACTCATAAAGCGTAATCGAGCTATATACCTTTCACGCTACCCTAAAGCACGACAGAGTATACTCTTGCTCTCGGGAGATTGTTCACTAGAAGATTTTCCTCCGTCGGTCCTCGATGCAATTGAGAATGTATTCCATGAAGGGGGTTATGTACATTGGCTTATACCGGCTATATCTCCTACATTGCTATGCTTGCAGATGTATAGTCAACCCTTATGCTTAAGTGCATTAATCAGTGTTATGCTTCGTGGTTGGTGGCGGGTAGACAGGCGTATTACAGAAATTTGGATGATGCCCGGCATTCCACTTCTATTACGCGCCGCACTGGCATTATGGGGCCGTGCATTTAGAGTGGAAATAAAAGAATTATCGTTTAAAGAAAAGACGATACAAAACTGTTCAGTCAGATTACTTTCGAAGTAA